The following nucleotide sequence is from Zonotrichia leucophrys gambelii isolate GWCS_2022_RI chromosome 17, RI_Zleu_2.0, whole genome shotgun sequence.
CTCTGTTTACCTGTCTGGGTATTGCTGGACTTTGCTCACCTCTGCAGTATCCACAACACTCTGTTCAGAGAAGTGAATTTCccagagaaaacaaagctctGCAGTCCAATTATCCCCTTGAAAGAACCTGGCTTATGCCATTTCCAAAATAAAGCCTTTTGTACAGgttttttcatgaaaaacaacccagccaggagctgcccttaAAGGTCATTCAGAAGCCACAGCTGGTAGTGCAAGTGGCCTCTGATTTGGTTAACAAAACTTGCTCTGGGGGCCAGACTGGCTTTGTTTGTTCCTTATGTCTCCTACTGTAATTCAAGGCTTTTATTCAGCTATAAATCTACTCATAAAGTCTGGGGTTTTGTAATCtgagccacagctctgcagtggtgtCAGCTGAGATGGGCCCTTGAAGTGcagccctggaggtgctgccagCATCCCCTCAGCCCCCTGCCCTCTGGAGAGCTTGTGGGAGTTGTTTCACATCACAAGCTGATAAAGAGGAGGGTGAAGCAagggctccctgtgcctcaAATCCTGGAGGGAATGGGCTGAACTTATTTTTTATCCTGCAGAAGAACAATCTCAGGGGAGAGATTCTCACTGTACAATTCCCTGACACAGGAGGGTGcagtcaggctctgctcccagggaacaagggacagcaggagagggatggatggcctcaagctgtgtcaggggaggttcagactggacagcaggaggaatttcttcactgaaagattTGTCAAgattggaaggggctgcccagggaggtggtggagtgcCCATCCATGGAAAGTGTCCAAGGAGTGACTGGAGTGGtgctcagtgctctgctctggttggcaaggtggggattggtcacaggttggacttgacCTTGGAGTCTTCTCCAACCTTAATGGTTCTGTGATCTTGTAAAATTCATTTTTGCTTCAGCAGTCTCTTCAAAGGCTTAACACTGAAATTCTGCCTGGTAAAGGCAGCTGGACAGAGACActggagctccagggagagTCACAGAGCTCACTGCAGCCTTCCCTCTGGcttctctcattttcttcctttttaaggaAGAGAGATATTTTCAGTGCTTAATTAAGAGCTGAGACTGAATTACTCTCCagccatgcagcagcagcagtctcTAGTTACACTTGCCCATTTTACAGTGGCAGTGATGGTGCTGTCCCCCCTTTGGGGGTGGGATAAGGGCTCTATCAGGAGCCTGATGAGTGCAGGGGTGTGCTGGAGGCATGGACAGCAATGTCAGCCTTGGCACTTCTCATCTCCAGGGTGTTGAGCTTGCTGAGAAATGAGGAATTGTGACGTTTTCTCTGAAAACTAAAACTCCAGGCTGGGTTGGGTTAGCACCCCTTCCGTCTGGCAGGGGGTAATTTGTCAGTGTCAGACACGGTGTGCACACCAAGCTGTGGATGGACATGAGCAGGGAGCACTTGCCTGGTCCAGAGGCTTTGGGCAGGAACATCTGTCCCACCTGGCAGTCAGCTGTCAGGAGAACTGGGTGCTCCCTTTTAGCTAAAGCCCCTTTTCCTCAGGCTGCGCAGTTCCAGCTCAGTTTCCACCTTCCCTATATCCCAGTCACTCCTGAAATGCTTGGTTTGCTTGTTTAAAATAGTCAATGATtgccctctcctggctgctctctctTACTGCTGCACTGCAGCGCTGCTTTTAGGCTGAGCACTTTTCCAAGCTCAGAGGGAAGCTCCAGGCTGActctcccagctcagggctggatgACACACAAGGTGAATTGGCTGTTTGCTCTCTTTTTGCAAATCTTCAGAACCCTTTTCTCTCAAACAATTGACACCAAACAGTGTTTAATTTGAAGGAAAGGTTTATTGGCCTGTGTGGGTCAgttccctgcactgccaggccggggggtgcctggggcaggggatgctgtggctgcagccccgggctctgggtgggggctgctgctgccttcgGCTGCTTTCACTTGACACACCTCCTGTCAAAACAACAGAAACGGGGGAAGTGAATCTGCCAAGCTGCCAGCAACAGGAAAGACAGAATTTACTCAAGAAAGAAGGAgttttcctctccccttttAGCTGATTATGTCTAAGAGGCCTTCCCTGTCCAAGGCACAGACAATGCTTGCCCAggcacccagctcctgctgctgccattttCCAGGCCTGtgctggaaagaggaaaaagttcCTGGGGCAAAGCTGGGCTATGTGTGCTCTGAAGGAAAGGGGGAACTCAGACTTTGGGGGAAATAAGTGAAAACCTTGTGGTTCTGTTAATGCCTGCAGCTGACAGGGGGCTTTgtgaagctgctcctgtgctctgctcacaTCCACCTCCTTCAGCCTGATCACAAAGGGCcccaaaatgttttctgtgtttggttggttttttacTCCTCAGGTGCACTTTCTTACTTTGGCCAGTAACTGCCAACCCCAATTGCACCAGAGCTTGTAAGCACAGACACTCCTGACTAATTCCCCTCATTTTGCCCAAATTTAAATGTGATCCAGAGACTGCAATCTGCTCAGTCCCCAGCTGTGTGCAGTTAATGTagaggagctgggctctgcctcccaGGTGCTGCTTGTTTGCTAAATTGGAGGAGAgacctgtcccaggtgcagccccattcccagggttCCACCCTCTGTCCTGTCCTCCATTCCCCTGAACGCCTGGGGCAGGTTTAAAAGCAGCTCTTGAGGCTGGAGAGGTGTTGGGGACAATGTTGGGTCCAGCCTGGTGGCTTGGAGTGGGTTTTGGGCACCTCTGAGGACTCAGAGCCTGCAGATGTGGGTGAGCAGGTGAccaggacacagcagcaaaggTAAGATGTTCTTCACCTTCGCTTTGCAAACAGGAGCCCCTGCCAAGCTGACTCAGGGTCTGGGTTATTTCCAGGATAAAATGTCTTAAATCAGGTGGCAGAGTGAGAAATGGACCTGGTTAATGTTTTAGTGGAaaacctgaaggaaaaaaaatccttggggCCTCCTGCTCTTTCTGCAGCTTCTGGGGACAGCTGGCCCTTGCTAGGGGGCAAACCCAGGGATTTCAAGGCACAATCAGTAACTTCAGGGCAAAAATCCCTTGCCTTTTGGCAGGGGTGGCAGGCTGTTAGCAGGGCTGCCAGAGGAGATGCTCAGTGCAGGCATTTGCTTTAGGGCTGCTATTTCAAACCTCAGTTGAAGCAAGCCTGTGATGATTTAACCCTCTAAATAACTTCCAACACCTTGAAAATGTGTCTGAGAGCCCAGTTtggagctgggagtgcagctgggctcctgcagccctgcctggaggtggttttggtgatttttggtggCTCAGGGTGCTCAGTACCGTTTTCCAGGGCGCGTACACGatctgctctgccctcagccccaggcaCCCGGCGTGCTGCTCGAATTCCTCCCGCTCTGCCGTGCTCAGGCTCAGGTTCCTGGCTGGAGAAGGATGTGTCAGGTGTTAGATATGGCCTGGtggcctcagcacagcccttggtgtccctgtccttgctgccccAATCCCCAGCAGTGCTTGCAGTGGGTGTGCTCTGTGTGGGGGTCTCTCACCCCCACAGTGAATCCACCTGAACAAAACCAACCCTGGGCATCTCTCCCTTAACCCTCTCCCAAAAACCTCTGGTCCTGCATGCTTAAAGGGGTTGCAGGATGGTTTGATGCTCCTGAAGTGTCAGGAGGGACCAAGGTGGAATATGGAGGCAGTTTTCTATATGTGCCTTCAAAATCTCTTAAGCAACTGCTTTGCAGCCTGGCAAGGTGATGGGGAGCCCTATTGGGGTCAAAACTGCTGCTTTATGGGTTTGTGGTTAAATCTGATCACTGCAAAGCCACatgctctgccctgggaggtAAATACTGAAACATCATGGGTGGCTTGAAAATATTGAGATTTTACAATGATATCGATGCTGAATTGTATTTGCTTCCTGTTCTTTGAATATTTATGCTGTAGGTGGGCTTGGTCTTTAacttgcttttcctgctctgctaaGAGGTGTGGGGTTTAATGGGGTTTGCAGATCCCCTGACCCCTGGAGTGTTGATTTCAGGAAAGTCACTGACTGTTGGTGATACCAAGCTGCTGTATGGCTTTAGTTGATAACTTTGTGTGGGTGTGCCATGATAGCTTTTAATGACTTTAGGATGGAGTTCCATACCATAGAGATACTGCCCCAAATAGGTCCTTTCCCTCTGCATTTGGTACTGGATGAGTAAAAGGTTTTCAGAGCTCGTGTTCATCAGCATCCCCTCAGTCTGCTGGGTCACGGCTTGGAGAGAACAGACACAGACAGAACACAATAACTCAGatttgcagtgctgcagcagcaataaaCTCCAGGTGTGGCAGTGTCAGTAGTCTCTGGGATTCAGCCTTCAGGAAAAATGTCCTGAAatagggtgattttttttttggctcttggtttatataaattatatttattgaaaatggggctggggtgtGAAAGAGCCAAAGTTGCTCATCTCCCGTCCTGCtgttgggatgtgctggggctCAGGTGTGAGGGGTCAGTGCAAACGTGTCCCAGGGGCTGCAATTCCCACCCCAGACTGGCTCACCCACCTCCTCAGCAAGGAGGAAGAGCTCAGAACCAGAGAGGCTTCCTTAATCCCTGAAACCTGCCCTGGGTGTTCCCTCCTGCCCCCGAGGGATTGTGAAATCACTTCACAAACAGGATGGGGttctcctgcagggatgggagcaggctggctcctggcacagctttgctCTGGGGGTTTatgtggctgcagagcagggctgtgaccctggagcagcatttctgaGTGTCTTCATTTGCTCATTTCTAAAATAGTAGTGTTCTGGATGCTCTTATATAGGAACCATAATATTAGTATTGGAATATtagtatttttccttatttttgtgAGCAATCTGTTTTGCTCAAAGCTAACAAAGTTATTAATTTCTCTAAAGCACTCATCAAAACCTTTATCAAATTCCCTtcatttctgtggtttctgaCACAAAGTGCTGACCTGAAACCATAAAGCAGCTGTGCCTACATTTATGGATATCAGAAGGGCTGCTAAGACATAAAAGCTAAGTTACAACACCAATACTAGTAGGGCTAATATCTAAAATTACTACAATAGCAAATAAATGAGCAGCATAACCAACTGATCCCTGTGTTATTTGCTGTTGTAGCAATCTAAAATTACTAGAATAGCAAATAAATGAGCAGTATCACCAACTGCTCCCTGTGTTAGCCTCACAATATCCTTAACAGGATTTCCACCTTGCAATCTCATCAGGTACACAGCTCTGGGGTATCACAATTCTGGGCTGAGTCCCCCTATCCCCTTTATTCCTGGTGCCCCCAGGGGCAGGAATAACCTGGGTGCCCCCGGGTTTGGAGCCCACCGAGGCTTCAAACAGGCAGAGACTCTGGAATAAAATACATCAGATAATGTAAAACGGGGAAATGGGCCCTTTGTGTGTCTGAAACCGTGGGCTGGCTGTTAACCCCTTCCGTGCCACTCACCGTTCTTCACCAGGGAGGCGTTACCGGCAGTGACCTCCAGGTAGGTCAGGTTGTGGGTATAACATTGGTCCCCGctggagagagaggggaagggggcGATGCTGTTGTGTGGAAGGAGCAGcaaagccccagccctgccccgggcacCTCTCGCCTCCTCCTCAGGGTTAATTCCTCTCGCTGCTGTAATCAAGGCGTTTCTCTCCCTCCAGTGGCAGCTCACGGTCCCAGCCTTGCCATTGCTCCCCCACCCCTTGGCGGTCAGGCAaagttttccaccctgaaaTAACTGAAACCTCAAAGTGCTGGCACAGAAAAATTCATCCCCGAAATTCTGACCCTGTGGGGGAAACAGCTTTTGGTGCCTGGCAGGGTCAGCAGCCGTGGCACAGGGACTTGTGGAAAGGTTTTCTccttgcctgcagggcttggtgCCCGTGAGACCTCCGTGCCCTACAAAACTTGTCTGAACCTGTTTGATCTGTTGAAATAAATGAGTAAATAAAGGGGACGAGGGAGAgggtgcacagagcaggcagcagcgACTCCTTTTGGAGAAACCACTCTGGAACCGTGCTCGCATTTTGTGCTGGAGGCtttcagggcagcagcagggaggggatgggttCGGGGCACGGGGCCCGCATCTTACACGGCCACGAAGTGGCTgatgagcagctcctgcccgcCGGGCCCCGGCTCCAGGCGCAGCAAGGCGTGGTCGATGAGCAGCATCTCCACCTGGTGCTGGGGGaactgggcagcccctgccacgTACAGCCAGGTCCCGGGCAGCTGTGgggggggggacaggagggtttgCAGGAGAAACTCTGAGATTTCCACCCTCCCCGGGGCAAAATTGATA
It contains:
- the LOC135454860 gene encoding alpha-1-acid glycoprotein-like, whose translation is MGPALAAVLALAALLPADALPCGAQRPDGDTASKLPGTWLYVAGAAQFPQHQVEMLLIDHALLRLEPGPGGQELLISHFVAVGDQCYTHNLTYLEVTAGNASLVKNAVTQQTEGMLMNTSSENLLLIQYQMQRERTYLGQYLYARNLSLSTAEREEFEQHAGCLGLRAEQIVYAPWKTEVCQVKAAEGSSSPHPEPGAAATASPAPGTPRPGSAGN